One window of the Acinonyx jubatus isolate Ajub_Pintada_27869175 chromosome A2, VMU_Ajub_asm_v1.0, whole genome shotgun sequence genome contains the following:
- the CCDC136 gene encoding coiled-coil domain-containing protein 136 isoform X3 codes for MEAGAGAGAGAAGAAGAAGWSCPGPGPTVTTLGSYEVSEGCERKKGQRWGSLERRGMQAMEGEVLLPALYEEEEEEEEEEEGVEEEEEQAQKGGSVGSLSASKHRGLSLTETELEELRAQVLQLVAELEETRELAGQHEDDSLELQGLLEDERLASAQQAEVFTKQIQQLQGELRSLREEISLLEREKESELKEIEQELHIAQAEIRNLRQAAEDSATEHESDIASLQEDLCRMQNELDDMERIRGEYEMEITSLRAEMEMKSSEPSNSLSVSDFSEMQEELQQLRERYHFLNEEYRALQESNSSLTGQLADLESERTRRATEKWLESQMVKNTMSAESQTSEMDFLEPDPETQLLRQQLLGAEEQMHDMQNKCKELCCELQELQHHRRTSEEEQKRLQRELKCAQNEVLRFQTSHNAAQNEELKTRLCALQQKYDASQDEQNELLKAQLQLQTELRQLKVMKSTAVESPSEKELMCRLQKLQVQYQHITCEKDKLLDVQRQLCGDLRYHEAEVQRLKDVVASFQESSEKNAEMHTQLQEMKRLYQSSKEELERQKHMYDQLEQDLLLCQQELKELKTTKPIPEDKGKCANKCDTVLSRLTELQEQYKASQKELGQLQMEQCELLEDQRRMQEEQGRLQEELHRLPLPFPRAGLLRKSQELLAKLQDLCELQLLYQGMQEEQKKLVQNQECVLREQSDLHEELHLFKEARFQEVFKNPDDSKLSKSSKCGPNKSKMIIAQIQALQGLYESTQTEQELLQQEQGRLLEERKRLQADLQLCLEEMQLLQVQSPSVNRSLESYQKTYGGMAASTEYDRKSYGSSVDDSESYHKSYGSTQASDESFLKSYDSSTSTHKTCDRNYSSSSSSVTYKKSYGSSSSSDTCYKSYVSSIEDEPAEPEDVERCEDMVAKVLIKLQGVQAMYQLSQEEHDQLQERMKKLLERQKELKEELDACEKEFKECLESREKPVASSNDRNEIKELQAKLRELQLQYQASMDEQGRLLAVQEQLEGQLQCCHEELRQLKERSSVATETKGKNGNKNMNKNANGVKNKKVTKPSLDGSEYNCEDEKSLEVVLYYKANHTDLYDLTKEEMEEGKKETKEETKQESWEEVASQASDPAEVKSTEDKEGAYEESQEQGGKEEDNKDESDDTCPEASEENSPLKLSENKKPSPAPEPPIFSLPLVGLVVISALLWCWWAETSS; via the exons ATGGAGGCGGGCGCCGGGGCCGGTGCGGGCGCCGCGGGCGCCGCGGGCGCCGCGGGCTGGAGCTGCCCCGGCCCAG GACCCACAGTGACCACTTTAGGCTCCTATGAGGTGTCTGAGGGTTGTGAGAGGAAGAAAGGCCAACGCTGGGGGTCCCTGGAGCGGCGGGGGATGCAAGCTATGGAGG GGGAAGTGTTGCTCCCAGCTCTctatgaggaggaagaggaagaggaagaggaggaagaaggggtggaagaagaggaagagcaggCGCAGAAAGGTGGCAGTGTGGGCTCCTTGTCTGCCAGCAAGCACCGGGGACTGAGCCTCACAGAGACGGAGCTGGAGGAGCTGAGGGCTCAGGTGCTACAGTTGGTGGCAGAGCTGGAGGAGACCCGGGAACTGGCAGGGCAGCACGAGGATGACTCCTTGGAGCTGCAGG gGCTCCTGGAGGATGAACGGCTGGCCAGTGCCCAGCAGGCAGAGGTGTTCACCAAGCAGATCCAGCAGCTCCAAG GTGAGCTGCGGTCTCTACGAGAGGAGATTTCCTTGTTAGAGCGTGAGAAAGAAAGTGAACTTAAGGAAATAGAACAGGAGTTACACATAGCCCAGGCGGAGATCCGGAATCTGCGGCAAGCAGCAGAGGATTCTGCGACTGAACACGAGAGTGACATAGCATCCCTGCAGGAGGATCTCTGCCGGATGCAGAATGAACTCGATGACATGGAGCGCATTCGGGGAGAGTATGAAATGGAGATCACCTCCCTCCGtgcagaaatggaaatgaagagcTCTGAACCATCCAATAGTTTAAGTGTCTCAGATTTCTCTGAGATGCAAG AAGAGTTGCAGCAACTGCGGGAACGCTACCACTTCCTGAACGAGGAGTACCGGGCCCTGCAGGAGAGCAACAGCAGCCTCACGGGGCAGCTCGCTGATCTGGAGAGTGAGAG GACACGAAGAGCAACAGAAAAGTGGCTGGAGTCCCAAATGGTAAAGAATACGATGTCAGCAGAGTCTCAGACTTCAGAAATGGATTTTCTAGAACCTGACCCTGAAACCCAGTTGTTGCGACAACAGCTTCTGGGAGCTGAAGAGCAGATGCATGACATGCAGAACAAG TGTAAGGAATTGTGTTGTGAGTTGCAAGAACTACAGCATCATCGCCGGACCAGTGAGGAGGAGCAGAAGCGGCTGCAGAGGGAGCTCAAGTGTGCACAGAATGAGGTGCTTCGGTTTCAGACTTCCCACAATGCCGCCCAG AACGAGGAGCTGAAGACCAGACTCTGTGCCCTTCAGCAAAAGTATGATGCGAGCCAGGACGAGCAGAACGAGCTCTTGAAGGCACAGCTACAGCTTCAGACTGAGCTCCGGCAGCTCAAAGTCATGAAATCCACAGCCGTAGAAAGCCCGAGTGAGAAG GAGTTAATGTGCCGGCTACAGAAGCTGCAGGTCCAGTACCAGCACATCACGTGCGAGAAGGATAAGCTGCTGGACGTACAGCGACAACTGTGTGGGGACCTGCGGTACCATGAGGCGGAGGTGCAGCGCCTCAAGGACGTCGTGGCCTCCTTCCAGGAGAGCAGTGAGAAG AACGCAGAGATGCACACCCAGCTTCAGGAGATGAAGCGGCTGTACCAGTCCAGCAAGGAGGAGCTGGAGCGGCAGAAGCACATGTATGATCAGCTCGAGCAGGACCTCCTGCTCTGCCAGCAGGAGCTGAAGGAGCTCAAGACCACCAAGCCCATCCCAGAGGACAAGGGGAAATGTGCTAATAAG TGTGACACAGTGCTATCCAGACTGACAGAATTGCAGGAACAGTACAAGGCCAGCCAGAAGGAGTTGGGGCAGCTGCAGATGGAGCAGTGCGAGCTCCTGGAGGATCAGAGGAGGATGCAGGAGGAGCAGGGCCGGCTGCAAGAAGAGCTGCACAGGCTCCCGCTACCGTTCCCCAGAGCTGGTCTCTTGCGTAAG AGTCAGGAGCTGCTTGCAAAGTTACAAGACCTGTGTGAACTACAGCTGCTCTACCAAGGCATGCAGGAAGAGCAGAAAAAACTGGTACAGAATCAAGAATGTGTGCTCAGAGAACAGTCAGACCTGCACGAAGAGCTACATCTTTTCAAAGAGGCTCGTTTCCAGGAAGTCTTCAAGAATCCCGATGATTCCAAATTGTCTAAGTCCTCCAAGTGTGGTCCTAACAAG TCCAAGATGATCATCGCCCAGATACAGGCTCTGCAGGGGCTGTACGAGAGCACTCAGACCGAGCAGGAGCTACTgcagcaggagcagggcaggCTCCTCGAGGAGCGGAAGAGGCTGCAGGCCGACTTGCAGCTCTGCCTGGAAGAGATGCAGCTGCTCCAAGTCCAGTCCCCTTCCGTAAACAGGAGCCTTGAGTCCTACCAGAAGACCTACGGCGGCATGGCCGCCAGCACCGAGTACGATCGTAAGAGCTACGGTAGCAGCGTTGATGACAGCGAGAGCTATCACAAGAGTTACGGTAGCACCCAGGCCAGTGATGAGAGCTTTCTCAAGAGCTACGACAGCAGCACCAGTACCCACAAGACCTGTGATAGGAattacagcagcagcagcagcagcgtcACCTATAAGAAGAGTTACGGTAGCAGCAGTAGCTCTGACACCTGTTACAAGAGTTACGTCAGCAGCATTGAGGATGAACCTGCTGAGCCCGAAGATGTAGAG CGCTGTGAGGACATGGTGGCCAAGGTGTTGATCAAGCTGCAGGGAGTGCAGGCCATGTACCAGCTCAGCCAGGAGGAACACGACCAGCTGCAAGAGCGAATGAAAAAGCTGCTGGAACGGCAGAAGGAGCTGAAGGAAGAGCTGGATGCCTGTGAAAAGGAATTCAAGGAGTGCCTGGAAAGCCGCGAGAAGCCTGTTGCCTCCTCAAATGACAGGAACGAG ATCAAAGAGCTGCAGGCCAAGCTGCGGGAGCTGCAGCTGCAGTATCAGGCCAGCATGGACGAGCAGGGGCGGCTTCTGGCCGTGCAGGAGCAGCTGGAGGGACAGCTGCAGTGCTGCCATGAGGAGCTGCGCCAGCTCAAGGAGAGGTCCTCTGTCGCCACAGAAACCAAGGGAAAAAACGGCAATAAGAATATGAACAAAAATGCCAAcggggttaaaaataaaaaggtgaccAAACCAAGCCTGGACGGCTCTGAGTACAACTGTGAGGACGAGAAG AGTCTGGAGGTGGTGCTCTACTACAAGGCCAACCACACGGATTTATATGATCtaacaaaagaggaaatggaggagggaaagaaggaaaccaaagagGAAACGAAGCAGGAGTCCTGGGAGGAAGTAGCTTCTCAGGCATCAGACCCTGCCGAGGTGAAGTCCACGGAAGATAAAGAGGGGGCTTATGAAGAGTCCCAAGAGCAGGGGGGCAAGGAAGAAGACAACAAAGATGAGAGTGACGACACTTGCCCTGAAGCTTCAGAGGAAAACAGCCCCCTCAagctttctgaaaacaaaaag CCATCCCCTGCCCCCGAGCCCCCCATCTTCTCCTTGCCTCTCGTAGGCCTGGTGGTCATATCGGCTTTGCTCTGGTGCTGGTGGGCCGAGACGTCGTCCTAA
- the CCDC136 gene encoding coiled-coil domain-containing protein 136 isoform X6 — protein MEAGAGAGAGAAGAAGAAGWSCPGPGPTVTTLGSYEVSEGCERKKGQRWGSLERRGMQAMEGEVLLPALYEEEEEEEEEEEGVEEEEEQAQKGGSVGSLSASKHRGLSLTETELEELRAQVLQLVAELEETRELAGQHEDDSLELQGLLEDERLASAQQAEVFTKQIQQLQGELRSLREEISLLEREKESELKEIEQELHIAQAEIRNLRQAAEDSATEHESDIASLQEDLCRMQNELDDMERIRGEYEMEITSLRAEMEMKSSEPSNSLSVSDFSEMQEELQQLRERYHFLNEEYRALQESNSSLTGQLADLESERTRRATEKWLESQMVKNTMSAESQTSEMDFLEPDPETQLLRQQLLGAEEQMHDMQNKCKELCCELQELQHHRRTSEEEQKRLQRELKCAQNEVLRFQTSHNAAQNEELKTRLCALQQKYDASQDEQNELLKAQLQLQTELRQLKVMKSTAVESPSEKELMCRLQKLQVQYQHITCEKDKLLDVQRQLCGDLRYHEAEVQRLKDVVASFQESSEKNAEMHTQLQEMKRLYQSSKEELERQKHMYDQLEQDLLLCQQELKELKTTKPIPEDKGKCANKPSPAPEPPIFSLPLVGLVVISALLWCWWAETSS, from the exons ATGGAGGCGGGCGCCGGGGCCGGTGCGGGCGCCGCGGGCGCCGCGGGCGCCGCGGGCTGGAGCTGCCCCGGCCCAG GACCCACAGTGACCACTTTAGGCTCCTATGAGGTGTCTGAGGGTTGTGAGAGGAAGAAAGGCCAACGCTGGGGGTCCCTGGAGCGGCGGGGGATGCAAGCTATGGAGG GGGAAGTGTTGCTCCCAGCTCTctatgaggaggaagaggaagaggaagaggaggaagaaggggtggaagaagaggaagagcaggCGCAGAAAGGTGGCAGTGTGGGCTCCTTGTCTGCCAGCAAGCACCGGGGACTGAGCCTCACAGAGACGGAGCTGGAGGAGCTGAGGGCTCAGGTGCTACAGTTGGTGGCAGAGCTGGAGGAGACCCGGGAACTGGCAGGGCAGCACGAGGATGACTCCTTGGAGCTGCAGG gGCTCCTGGAGGATGAACGGCTGGCCAGTGCCCAGCAGGCAGAGGTGTTCACCAAGCAGATCCAGCAGCTCCAAG GTGAGCTGCGGTCTCTACGAGAGGAGATTTCCTTGTTAGAGCGTGAGAAAGAAAGTGAACTTAAGGAAATAGAACAGGAGTTACACATAGCCCAGGCGGAGATCCGGAATCTGCGGCAAGCAGCAGAGGATTCTGCGACTGAACACGAGAGTGACATAGCATCCCTGCAGGAGGATCTCTGCCGGATGCAGAATGAACTCGATGACATGGAGCGCATTCGGGGAGAGTATGAAATGGAGATCACCTCCCTCCGtgcagaaatggaaatgaagagcTCTGAACCATCCAATAGTTTAAGTGTCTCAGATTTCTCTGAGATGCAAG AAGAGTTGCAGCAACTGCGGGAACGCTACCACTTCCTGAACGAGGAGTACCGGGCCCTGCAGGAGAGCAACAGCAGCCTCACGGGGCAGCTCGCTGATCTGGAGAGTGAGAG GACACGAAGAGCAACAGAAAAGTGGCTGGAGTCCCAAATGGTAAAGAATACGATGTCAGCAGAGTCTCAGACTTCAGAAATGGATTTTCTAGAACCTGACCCTGAAACCCAGTTGTTGCGACAACAGCTTCTGGGAGCTGAAGAGCAGATGCATGACATGCAGAACAAG TGTAAGGAATTGTGTTGTGAGTTGCAAGAACTACAGCATCATCGCCGGACCAGTGAGGAGGAGCAGAAGCGGCTGCAGAGGGAGCTCAAGTGTGCACAGAATGAGGTGCTTCGGTTTCAGACTTCCCACAATGCCGCCCAG AACGAGGAGCTGAAGACCAGACTCTGTGCCCTTCAGCAAAAGTATGATGCGAGCCAGGACGAGCAGAACGAGCTCTTGAAGGCACAGCTACAGCTTCAGACTGAGCTCCGGCAGCTCAAAGTCATGAAATCCACAGCCGTAGAAAGCCCGAGTGAGAAG GAGTTAATGTGCCGGCTACAGAAGCTGCAGGTCCAGTACCAGCACATCACGTGCGAGAAGGATAAGCTGCTGGACGTACAGCGACAACTGTGTGGGGACCTGCGGTACCATGAGGCGGAGGTGCAGCGCCTCAAGGACGTCGTGGCCTCCTTCCAGGAGAGCAGTGAGAAG AACGCAGAGATGCACACCCAGCTTCAGGAGATGAAGCGGCTGTACCAGTCCAGCAAGGAGGAGCTGGAGCGGCAGAAGCACATGTATGATCAGCTCGAGCAGGACCTCCTGCTCTGCCAGCAGGAGCTGAAGGAGCTCAAGACCACCAAGCCCATCCCAGAGGACAAGGGGAAATGTGCTAATAAG CCATCCCCTGCCCCCGAGCCCCCCATCTTCTCCTTGCCTCTCGTAGGCCTGGTGGTCATATCGGCTTTGCTCTGGTGCTGGTGGGCCGAGACGTCGTCCTAA
- the CCDC136 gene encoding coiled-coil domain-containing protein 136 isoform X8 — translation MEAGAGAGAGAAGAAGAAGWSCPGPGPTVTTLGSYEVSEGCERKKGQRWGSLERRGMQAMEGEVLLPALYEEEEEEEEEEEGVEEEEEQAQKGGSVGSLSASKHRGLSLTETELEELRAQVLQLVAELEETRELAGQHEDDSLELQGLLEDERLASAQQAEVFTKQIQQLQGELRSLREEISLLEREKESELKEIEQELHIAQAEIRNLRQAAEDSATEHESDIASLQEDLCRMQNELDDMERIRGEYEMEITSLRAEMEMKSSEPSNSLSVSDFSEMQEELQQLRERYHFLNEEYRALQESNSSLTGQLADLESERTRRATEKWLESQMVKNTMSAESQTSEMDFLEPDPETQLLRQQLLGAEEQMHDMQNKCKELCCELQELQHHRRTSEEEQKRLQRELKCAQNEVLRFQTSHNAAQNEELKTRLCALQQKYDASQDEQNELLKAQLQLQTELRQLKVMKSTAVESPSEKELMCRLQKLQVQYQHITCEKDKLLDVQRQLCGDLRYHEAEVQRLKDVVASFQESSEKPSPAPEPPIFSLPLVGLVVISALLWCWWAETSS, via the exons ATGGAGGCGGGCGCCGGGGCCGGTGCGGGCGCCGCGGGCGCCGCGGGCGCCGCGGGCTGGAGCTGCCCCGGCCCAG GACCCACAGTGACCACTTTAGGCTCCTATGAGGTGTCTGAGGGTTGTGAGAGGAAGAAAGGCCAACGCTGGGGGTCCCTGGAGCGGCGGGGGATGCAAGCTATGGAGG GGGAAGTGTTGCTCCCAGCTCTctatgaggaggaagaggaagaggaagaggaggaagaaggggtggaagaagaggaagagcaggCGCAGAAAGGTGGCAGTGTGGGCTCCTTGTCTGCCAGCAAGCACCGGGGACTGAGCCTCACAGAGACGGAGCTGGAGGAGCTGAGGGCTCAGGTGCTACAGTTGGTGGCAGAGCTGGAGGAGACCCGGGAACTGGCAGGGCAGCACGAGGATGACTCCTTGGAGCTGCAGG gGCTCCTGGAGGATGAACGGCTGGCCAGTGCCCAGCAGGCAGAGGTGTTCACCAAGCAGATCCAGCAGCTCCAAG GTGAGCTGCGGTCTCTACGAGAGGAGATTTCCTTGTTAGAGCGTGAGAAAGAAAGTGAACTTAAGGAAATAGAACAGGAGTTACACATAGCCCAGGCGGAGATCCGGAATCTGCGGCAAGCAGCAGAGGATTCTGCGACTGAACACGAGAGTGACATAGCATCCCTGCAGGAGGATCTCTGCCGGATGCAGAATGAACTCGATGACATGGAGCGCATTCGGGGAGAGTATGAAATGGAGATCACCTCCCTCCGtgcagaaatggaaatgaagagcTCTGAACCATCCAATAGTTTAAGTGTCTCAGATTTCTCTGAGATGCAAG AAGAGTTGCAGCAACTGCGGGAACGCTACCACTTCCTGAACGAGGAGTACCGGGCCCTGCAGGAGAGCAACAGCAGCCTCACGGGGCAGCTCGCTGATCTGGAGAGTGAGAG GACACGAAGAGCAACAGAAAAGTGGCTGGAGTCCCAAATGGTAAAGAATACGATGTCAGCAGAGTCTCAGACTTCAGAAATGGATTTTCTAGAACCTGACCCTGAAACCCAGTTGTTGCGACAACAGCTTCTGGGAGCTGAAGAGCAGATGCATGACATGCAGAACAAG TGTAAGGAATTGTGTTGTGAGTTGCAAGAACTACAGCATCATCGCCGGACCAGTGAGGAGGAGCAGAAGCGGCTGCAGAGGGAGCTCAAGTGTGCACAGAATGAGGTGCTTCGGTTTCAGACTTCCCACAATGCCGCCCAG AACGAGGAGCTGAAGACCAGACTCTGTGCCCTTCAGCAAAAGTATGATGCGAGCCAGGACGAGCAGAACGAGCTCTTGAAGGCACAGCTACAGCTTCAGACTGAGCTCCGGCAGCTCAAAGTCATGAAATCCACAGCCGTAGAAAGCCCGAGTGAGAAG GAGTTAATGTGCCGGCTACAGAAGCTGCAGGTCCAGTACCAGCACATCACGTGCGAGAAGGATAAGCTGCTGGACGTACAGCGACAACTGTGTGGGGACCTGCGGTACCATGAGGCGGAGGTGCAGCGCCTCAAGGACGTCGTGGCCTCCTTCCAGGAGAGCAGTGAGAAG CCATCCCCTGCCCCCGAGCCCCCCATCTTCTCCTTGCCTCTCGTAGGCCTGGTGGTCATATCGGCTTTGCTCTGGTGCTGGTGGGCCGAGACGTCGTCCTAA
- the CCDC136 gene encoding coiled-coil domain-containing protein 136 isoform X7, translating into MEAGAGAGAGAAGAAGAAGWSCPGPGPTVTTLGSYEVSEGCERKKGQRWGSLERRGMQAMEGEVLLPALYEEEEEEEEEEEGVEEEEEQAQKGGSVGSLSASKHRGLSLTETELEELRAQVLQLVAELEETRELAGQHEDDSLELQGLLEDERLASAQQAEVFTKQIQQLQGELRSLREEISLLEREKESELKEIEQELHIAQAEIRNLRQAAEDSATEHESDIASLQEDLCRMQNELDDMERIRGEYEMEITSLRAEMEMKSSEPSNSLSVSDFSEMQEELQQLRERYHFLNEEYRALQESNSSLTGQLADLESERTRRATEKWLESQMVKNTMSAESQTSEMDFLEPDPETQLLRQQLLGAEEQMHDMQNKCKELCCELQELQHHRRTSEEEQKRLQRELKCAQNEVLRFQTSHNAAQNEELKTRLCALQQKYDASQDEQNELLKAQLQLQTELRQLKVMKSTAVESPSEKELMCRLQKLQVQYQHITCEKDKLLDVQRQLCGDLRYHEAEVQRLKDVVASFQESSEKVKETPAIPCPRAPHLLLASRRPGGHIGFALVLVGRDVVLTQNMFGMWKPIVFLAIAAVALYVLPNMRPQESEFCLTE; encoded by the exons ATGGAGGCGGGCGCCGGGGCCGGTGCGGGCGCCGCGGGCGCCGCGGGCGCCGCGGGCTGGAGCTGCCCCGGCCCAG GACCCACAGTGACCACTTTAGGCTCCTATGAGGTGTCTGAGGGTTGTGAGAGGAAGAAAGGCCAACGCTGGGGGTCCCTGGAGCGGCGGGGGATGCAAGCTATGGAGG GGGAAGTGTTGCTCCCAGCTCTctatgaggaggaagaggaagaggaagaggaggaagaaggggtggaagaagaggaagagcaggCGCAGAAAGGTGGCAGTGTGGGCTCCTTGTCTGCCAGCAAGCACCGGGGACTGAGCCTCACAGAGACGGAGCTGGAGGAGCTGAGGGCTCAGGTGCTACAGTTGGTGGCAGAGCTGGAGGAGACCCGGGAACTGGCAGGGCAGCACGAGGATGACTCCTTGGAGCTGCAGG gGCTCCTGGAGGATGAACGGCTGGCCAGTGCCCAGCAGGCAGAGGTGTTCACCAAGCAGATCCAGCAGCTCCAAG GTGAGCTGCGGTCTCTACGAGAGGAGATTTCCTTGTTAGAGCGTGAGAAAGAAAGTGAACTTAAGGAAATAGAACAGGAGTTACACATAGCCCAGGCGGAGATCCGGAATCTGCGGCAAGCAGCAGAGGATTCTGCGACTGAACACGAGAGTGACATAGCATCCCTGCAGGAGGATCTCTGCCGGATGCAGAATGAACTCGATGACATGGAGCGCATTCGGGGAGAGTATGAAATGGAGATCACCTCCCTCCGtgcagaaatggaaatgaagagcTCTGAACCATCCAATAGTTTAAGTGTCTCAGATTTCTCTGAGATGCAAG AAGAGTTGCAGCAACTGCGGGAACGCTACCACTTCCTGAACGAGGAGTACCGGGCCCTGCAGGAGAGCAACAGCAGCCTCACGGGGCAGCTCGCTGATCTGGAGAGTGAGAG GACACGAAGAGCAACAGAAAAGTGGCTGGAGTCCCAAATGGTAAAGAATACGATGTCAGCAGAGTCTCAGACTTCAGAAATGGATTTTCTAGAACCTGACCCTGAAACCCAGTTGTTGCGACAACAGCTTCTGGGAGCTGAAGAGCAGATGCATGACATGCAGAACAAG TGTAAGGAATTGTGTTGTGAGTTGCAAGAACTACAGCATCATCGCCGGACCAGTGAGGAGGAGCAGAAGCGGCTGCAGAGGGAGCTCAAGTGTGCACAGAATGAGGTGCTTCGGTTTCAGACTTCCCACAATGCCGCCCAG AACGAGGAGCTGAAGACCAGACTCTGTGCCCTTCAGCAAAAGTATGATGCGAGCCAGGACGAGCAGAACGAGCTCTTGAAGGCACAGCTACAGCTTCAGACTGAGCTCCGGCAGCTCAAAGTCATGAAATCCACAGCCGTAGAAAGCCCGAGTGAGAAG GAGTTAATGTGCCGGCTACAGAAGCTGCAGGTCCAGTACCAGCACATCACGTGCGAGAAGGATAAGCTGCTGGACGTACAGCGACAACTGTGTGGGGACCTGCGGTACCATGAGGCGGAGGTGCAGCGCCTCAAGGACGTCGTGGCCTCCTTCCAGGAGAGCAGTGAGAAGGTAAAAGAAACTCCAG CCATCCCCTGCCCCCGAGCCCCCCATCTTCTCCTTGCCTCTCGTAGGCCTGGTGGTCATATCGGCTTTGCTCTGGTGCTGGTGGGCCGAGACGTCGTCCTAACGCAG